In the Acidobacteriota bacterium genome, CGTGCCGGTCGGCACATCTGAACTCGTACGCGAGGCCATCCGTCGCGAGACCACCCATCCGTTTTCGGTCGTGAGCAACCCCGAATTCCTGAAGCAGGGCGCGGCGGTGGACGACTTCCTCAAACCTGACCGTGTGGTGCTGGGCGTGACCGACCAGAAGGCCGCCGATCTGATGGTGGAGTTGTACCGGCCGTTTACGCGGACGGGCGCGCCCATCATGGTGATGGATTGTCCGAGCGCCGAACTGTGCAAGTACGCCGCGAACGCCATGCTCGCCACGCGCATTTCGTTCATGAACGAGATCGCCAATGTGTGCGAACTGTTCGGAGCGGACGTGGACATGGTGCGCCAGGCGGTGGCCACCGACAAACGCATCGGGCCGGCATTCCTCTTTCCCGGCGTCGGGTACGGGGGCAGTTGCTTCCCGAAGGACGTGCAGGCCATCGTGAAGTTTTCGGCGGACAAGAAATACCGGTTCCGCGTGCTCGAGGCCGTCGAGGCCGTCAACGCCACACAGAAGCAGCGCCTGTTGCTCAAGGTCGACGCGTTTTTCGGCAAAGGCGCCAAGTCGCTGGCCGGCAAGACCATTGCGGTGTGGGGACTGGCGTTCAAGCCGCGGACCGATGACATGCGCGAGGCCCCGGCCATCCCGATCATCGAAGGGCTGCTGGCGCGCGGCGCCAAGGTGCAGGCCTATGACCCCGAGGCCAAGGAAGTGGCGCGCGGGATCTTCGGTACGTCCATCACGTACGCGCCACACGCCTATCAGGCGCTGACCGGCGCCGACGCCCTGCTCATCGTCACCGAGTGGAACGAGTTCCGCGAACCGGACTTTGCGAAGATGAAGAAAGCCATGAAGCGGCCCGTGATTCTCGACGGACGTAACCTGTACGACCCGAAGCAGGTGCGGGCACTCGGGTTCACGTACCAGTCGATCGGCCGTCCATGAACCAGGCGGACCCGAAGGCCGTCCTCGTTACCGGCGGCGCAGGTTACATCGGCAGCCATGCCGTCAAGGCGCTGGCGTTGGCTGGATACGACGTGTGCGTCTACGACAATCTGATGGCCGGCCATCGCGAAGCCGTCGCACGAATCGCACGGGCCGTGCCGGAGCGGAGCGTGACCCTGATTGAAGGCGACATCCTCGATCGAGCCCGCGTGCTTCAGGCGCTTCGGGAAAGCCGGGCGCAGGCCGTGCTCCACTTTGCTGCGCGCCTCTCGGTGGGCGAATCCGTACGTGAGCCGGCCAAGTACTACGAGACAAATGTCGTTGGTGGCCT is a window encoding:
- a CDS encoding UDP-glucose/GDP-mannose dehydrogenase family protein, whose product is MRIAVVGTGYVGLVVGACFAETGNQVVCVDKDAAKVRALRRGKIPIFEPGLEELVKRNATEKRLTFTLDLKAAVRKSDVIFIAVGTPMGEDGSADLQHVLGAAREVARAMTGYRVIVDKSTVPVGTSELVREAIRRETTHPFSVVSNPEFLKQGAAVDDFLKPDRVVLGVTDQKAADLMVELYRPFTRTGAPIMVMDCPSAELCKYAANAMLATRISFMNEIANVCELFGADVDMVRQAVATDKRIGPAFLFPGVGYGGSCFPKDVQAIVKFSADKKYRFRVLEAVEAVNATQKQRLLLKVDAFFGKGAKSLAGKTIAVWGLAFKPRTDDMREAPAIPIIEGLLARGAKVQAYDPEAKEVARGIFGTSITYAPHAYQALTGADALLIVTEWNEFREPDFAKMKKAMKRPVILDGRNLYDPKQVRALGFTYQSIGRP